A DNA window from Citrobacter tructae contains the following coding sequences:
- the pdeH gene encoding cyclic-guanylate-specific phosphodiesterase, whose protein sequence is MIKQVTQQLITPDASIESLLERRYWLQCERAYTYQPIYQTNGRLMAVELLTVVSHPDNPSQRLAPDRYFAEVAVRHRIEVVKEQLQQLQLKSDFFRAHDLLASVNVDGPTLLAMRQDPEILKIIECLPWLRFELVEHIRLPKGASFASMCEFGPLWLDDFGTGMANFSALSEVSYDYIKVARDLFIMLRQTPEGRNLFTLLLQLMNRYCRGVIVEGVETLDEWRDVQNSPAFAAQGYFLSRPVPLHTLEEVILSL, encoded by the coding sequence ATGATAAAGCAGGTTACCCAGCAGCTAATTACGCCTGATGCGAGTATCGAAAGCTTGCTGGAGAGACGCTATTGGCTGCAGTGCGAGCGTGCTTACACCTACCAGCCGATTTACCAGACCAATGGACGGCTGATGGCTGTTGAACTGCTGACAGTGGTGAGCCATCCTGATAATCCTTCCCAGCGTCTTGCGCCAGACCGTTATTTTGCCGAAGTAGCCGTTCGCCATCGTATTGAAGTGGTGAAGGAGCAGCTTCAGCAACTCCAACTGAAAAGCGACTTTTTTAGAGCCCACGACCTGCTGGCGTCGGTGAATGTCGATGGCCCAACGCTGCTTGCGATGCGCCAGGATCCCGAGATACTGAAAATCATCGAATGTCTGCCGTGGCTGCGTTTTGAGCTGGTGGAACATATTCGCTTGCCGAAGGGAGCGTCATTTGCTTCGATGTGCGAATTTGGTCCGCTCTGGCTGGATGACTTTGGCACCGGGATGGCCAATTTCTCTGCCCTGAGTGAAGTCAGCTACGATTACATTAAGGTGGCGCGGGATCTGTTTATTATGCTGCGCCAGACGCCGGAAGGCCGGAACCTGTTCACGCTGTTGCTACAGCTGATGAACCGCTATTGCCGTGGTGTGATTGTCGAAGGTGTTGAAACACTGGATGAGTGGCGCGATGTGCAAAACTCACCGGCGTTCGCTGCGCAGGGCTATTTTCTCTCGCGTCCGGTTCCCCTGCATACCCTTGAAGAGGTGATATTGTCGCTTTGA
- a CDS encoding AsmA family protein codes for MTKAGKITTAVSGVFLLLIVVLIIVIATFDWNRLKPTINQKVSTELNRPFAIRGDLGVVWERQKQETGWRSWVPWPHIHAEDIILGNPPDIPDVTMVHLPRVEATLAPLALLTKTVWLPWIKLVKPDARLIRLSEKNNNWTFTLAGDENRDPHAPPSAWSFRLDNILFDQGRIAINDKITQSEIEIFVDPLGKPLPFSEVSGAQSKESNARVEDYVFGLKAQGRYHGEPLSGSGKIGGMLALRGEGTPFPVQADVRSGNTRVAFIGTINDPMNMGGADLKLKFSGDSLGDLYDLTGVLLPDTPPFETDGRLVAKIGNGKSSVFNYRDFNGRIGDSDIHGTLAYTTGKPRPKLEGEVESRQLRLADLGPLIGVDSGKGAERAKQSEQRKGEKSVQPADKVLPYDRFETDKWNVMDADVRFKGRRIEHGSSLPISDLSAHIILNNADLRLKPLQFGLAGGSIVSSIHLEGDKKPMQGQANIQARRLKLKELMPDVELMQKTLGEMNGDAEFRGSGNSVAALLGNSNGNLKLLMNDGLISRNLMEIVGLNLGNYIVGQIFGDDEVRVNCAAANLDIVNGVARPQIFAFDTENAVINVTGTASFASEQLDLTVDPESKGIRIITLRSPLYVRGTFKNPQAGVKAGPLIARGAVAAALATLVTPAAALLALISPSEGEANQCRTILSQMKK; via the coding sequence ATGACGAAAGCAGGCAAAATAACCACAGCAGTATCAGGGGTTTTCTTGTTGTTGATCGTCGTACTCATCATCGTGATTGCGACATTTGACTGGAACCGGCTCAAACCGACCATCAACCAGAAAGTCTCTACTGAACTCAACCGACCGTTCGCGATACGTGGTGATTTGGGCGTAGTCTGGGAGCGTCAGAAGCAGGAAACCGGTTGGCGCAGTTGGGTTCCGTGGCCGCATATTCATGCGGAAGATATTATCCTCGGCAATCCGCCGGATATTCCCGACGTCACCATGGTGCATCTCCCGCGCGTTGAAGCCACGCTCGCCCCACTGGCATTGCTGACAAAAACCGTCTGGCTCCCGTGGATTAAGCTGGTGAAACCGGACGCGCGGCTTATCCGCCTGTCGGAGAAAAATAACAACTGGACATTTACCCTCGCGGGAGACGAAAACCGCGATCCCCATGCCCCACCGTCTGCCTGGTCATTTCGACTCGATAACATTCTGTTCGATCAAGGGCGCATTGCCATCAACGATAAGATCACGCAGTCGGAGATTGAGATCTTCGTTGATCCGCTGGGTAAACCATTACCCTTTAGCGAAGTGAGCGGCGCACAAAGTAAAGAGAGCAACGCCCGCGTCGAGGACTACGTGTTTGGTCTGAAAGCGCAAGGCCGATATCACGGTGAACCGCTCAGCGGCAGCGGAAAAATCGGTGGGATGCTGGCGCTACGCGGGGAAGGCACACCTTTCCCGGTACAGGCCGATGTCCGTTCAGGTAATACACGGGTGGCGTTTATCGGCACGATAAACGATCCGATGAATATGGGCGGAGCGGATCTCAAACTGAAGTTTTCGGGCGATTCGCTAGGGGATTTGTACGATTTGACCGGCGTGCTGTTGCCGGACACCCCTCCCTTTGAAACTGACGGGCGACTGGTCGCCAAAATAGGTAACGGGAAATCCTCCGTGTTTAATTATCGCGATTTTAATGGCCGCATTGGCGACAGCGATATTCACGGCACGCTCGCTTACACCACCGGTAAGCCGCGCCCGAAACTGGAAGGGGAAGTTGAGTCGCGCCAGCTGCGGCTGGCGGATTTAGGGCCGCTGATTGGTGTGGATTCCGGTAAAGGAGCGGAACGAGCCAAACAGTCTGAACAACGCAAAGGCGAAAAGAGCGTCCAGCCTGCGGACAAGGTCTTGCCGTATGACCGTTTTGAAACCGACAAGTGGAACGTCATGGACGCCGACGTACGCTTCAAGGGGCGGCGTATTGAACACGGCAGCAGCCTGCCCATCAGCGACCTCTCCGCCCATATCATTCTGAATAATGCCGACCTGCGGCTGAAGCCGCTGCAATTTGGTCTGGCGGGAGGCAGTATCGTATCCAGCATTCATCTGGAAGGGGATAAAAAACCGATGCAAGGCCAGGCGAATATCCAGGCGCGTCGACTGAAGCTGAAAGAACTGATGCCGGATGTGGAACTGATGCAGAAAACGCTGGGTGAAATGAACGGTGACGCCGAGTTTCGCGGGAGCGGAAATTCGGTGGCCGCGCTGCTCGGGAACAGTAATGGCAACCTGAAGTTGTTGATGAACGATGGGTTGATCAGCCGAAATCTGATGGAGATTGTGGGACTGAATCTGGGTAACTATATCGTTGGACAGATATTTGGTGATGATGAAGTGCGGGTGAACTGTGCGGCAGCGAATCTGGATATTGTCAACGGCGTCGCGCGCCCACAAATTTTTGCTTTTGATACCGAAAATGCGGTCATCAATGTCACTGGAACGGCGAGTTTTGCCTCTGAACAGCTGGATTTAACCGTCGATCCGGAGAGTAAAGGCATTCGTATTATTACGCTGCGTTCGCCGCTGTATGTGCGCGGGACATTCAAAAATCCGCAGGCTGGGGTGAAAGCGGGACCGTTGATCGCCCGTGGGGCCGTCGCTGCTGCGCTGGCAACGCTCGTCACGCCAGCAGCCGCGCTGTTGGCGCTGATTTCACCGTCTGAAGGTGAGGCCAATCAGTGTCGGACGATTTTGTCGCAGATGAAGAAGTGA
- a CDS encoding MFS transporter — protein MQATATTLDNEQEHTPVNSRNKVVVASLIGTAIEFFDFYIYATAAVIVFPHIFFPQGDPAAATLQSLATFAIAFVARPIGSAVFGHFGDRVGRKVTLVASLLTMGISTVIIGLLPGYATIGIFAPILLALARFGQGLGLGGEWGGAALLATENAPPRKRALYGSFPQLGAPIGFFFANGTFLLLSWLLTDEQFMSWGWRVPFISSAVLVIIGLYVRVSLHESPVFAKVAAAKKQVKIPLGTLLTKHVRVTILGTFIMLATYTLFYIMTVYSMTFSTAAAPVGLGLPRNEVLWMLMMAVIGFGVMVPIAGLLADAFGRRKSMLIITTLIILFALFAFKPLLGSGNPALVFVFLLLGLSLMGLTFGPMGALLPELFPTEVRYTGASFSYNVSSILGASVAPYIAAWLQGNYGLPAVGIYLASMATLTLIALLLTHETRHQSL, from the coding sequence ATGCAAGCAACCGCCACAACGCTCGACAACGAACAGGAACACACCCCGGTCAACTCGCGCAATAAAGTCGTCGTCGCCTCACTCATCGGCACCGCCATTGAGTTCTTCGATTTCTATATTTACGCGACCGCCGCGGTGATCGTTTTTCCCCACATCTTCTTTCCACAGGGCGACCCGGCCGCGGCAACGCTGCAGTCTCTTGCGACTTTTGCTATCGCCTTTGTCGCGCGGCCGATCGGCTCGGCGGTGTTCGGGCATTTCGGCGACCGTGTCGGGCGTAAGGTCACACTGGTTGCCTCGCTGCTAACCATGGGGATCTCGACGGTTATTATCGGCTTGTTGCCAGGCTACGCGACAATTGGGATTTTCGCCCCGATCCTGCTGGCGCTGGCACGTTTTGGTCAGGGTTTGGGTCTTGGCGGTGAATGGGGCGGCGCTGCGCTACTGGCAACGGAAAATGCCCCGCCGCGCAAGCGGGCGCTGTACGGTTCCTTCCCTCAACTGGGTGCACCGATCGGCTTCTTCTTTGCCAACGGCACATTTTTGCTGCTCTCCTGGCTGCTGACCGATGAGCAGTTTATGAGCTGGGGCTGGCGTGTACCGTTTATTTCTTCAGCGGTGCTGGTGATTATCGGCCTGTACGTTCGCGTTTCTCTGCACGAATCCCCCGTTTTCGCCAAAGTCGCAGCGGCGAAAAAACAGGTTAAAATCCCGTTGGGCACTCTGCTGACGAAGCATGTTCGCGTCACCATCCTCGGCACGTTTATCATGCTGGCGACCTATACGCTGTTTTATATCATGACCGTCTACTCGATGACCTTCAGCACCGCCGCAGCCCCTGTGGGCCTCGGCTTGCCGCGAAATGAAGTCCTGTGGATGCTGATGATGGCGGTGATTGGCTTTGGCGTCATGGTACCGATAGCCGGGCTGCTGGCCGACGCGTTTGGCCGTCGCAAGAGTATGCTCATCATCACGACGCTTATCATTCTGTTCGCCCTGTTCGCTTTTAAACCGTTGCTGGGCTCTGGCAATCCGGCGCTGGTATTTGTCTTCCTGCTGCTGGGGTTGAGCCTGATGGGACTGACATTCGGTCCGATGGGCGCGCTGCTGCCGGAGCTGTTCCCAACCGAGGTTCGCTACACGGGCGCGTCGTTCTCGTATAACGTTTCATCCATTCTCGGTGCTTCCGTGGCCCCTTACATCGCCGCGTGGCTGCAAGGCAACTACGGCCTGCCAGCAGTTGGTATTTATCTGGCATCGATGGCAACATTAACGCTGATAGCGCTGCTGTTAACCCATGAGACACGGCATCAATCGCTGTAA
- the yhjD gene encoding inner membrane protein YhjD encodes MTQEKDVKRPIQELEHAPIVKIETPERDRAETNSKTHQALKTALTLAERVQRQPIIAHLIRAAERFNDRMGNQFGAAITYFSFLSMIPILMVSFAAAGFILASHPTLLQDIFSKILINVSDPTLASTLKNTINTAVQQRTTVGLVGLGIALYSGINWMGNLREAIRAQSRDVWERTPQDQEKIWVKYLRDFISLIGLLIALIVTLSITSIAGSAQQMIISALYLDDIEWLKPAWRLIGLAISIFANYLLFFWIFWRLPRHRPRKKALIRGTFIAAFGFEAIKIIMTYTLPSLVQSPSGAAFGSVLGLMAFFYFFARLTLFCAAWIATAEYKDDPRMPGKTHR; translated from the coding sequence ATGACGCAGGAAAAAGACGTAAAACGCCCCATTCAGGAACTTGAGCACGCCCCGATCGTAAAAATTGAGACGCCAGAGCGTGACCGCGCAGAGACCAACAGTAAGACCCATCAGGCGCTGAAAACGGCCCTGACTCTGGCAGAACGTGTTCAGCGCCAGCCCATTATCGCCCACCTGATCCGCGCTGCAGAGCGTTTTAATGACCGGATGGGAAACCAGTTTGGCGCTGCAATTACCTATTTTTCGTTCCTGTCGATGATCCCCATTCTGATGGTGTCGTTTGCCGCCGCTGGTTTTATTCTCGCTTCGCACCCCACACTATTGCAGGATATCTTCAGCAAAATCCTGATTAACGTCAGCGATCCGACGCTCGCCTCCACGCTGAAAAACACCATCAATACTGCCGTTCAGCAGCGTACTACCGTCGGCCTGGTCGGGCTGGGTATCGCGCTGTATTCCGGGATTAACTGGATGGGAAACCTGCGCGAAGCGATACGTGCCCAGTCGCGGGACGTTTGGGAGCGCACGCCGCAGGATCAGGAAAAAATCTGGGTCAAATACTTGCGCGATTTTATCTCGCTGATTGGATTATTGATTGCGCTGATCGTCACGCTGTCGATTACCTCCATCGCCGGCTCTGCCCAGCAGATGATTATCTCGGCTCTGTACCTCGACGACATCGAATGGCTGAAGCCCGCCTGGCGACTGATCGGCCTGGCTATCTCCATTTTCGCCAACTATCTGCTGTTCTTCTGGATTTTCTGGCGACTCCCCCGCCATCGCCCGCGTAAGAAGGCGCTGATCCGCGGTACATTTATCGCTGCCTTTGGCTTTGAAGCCATCAAAATTATTATGACCTACACGCTGCCGTCGCTGGTGCAATCGCCGTCAGGTGCAGCGTTTGGCTCGGTGCTCGGCCTGATGGCGTTCTTCTATTTCTTCGCCCGCCTGACTCTGTTCTGCGCCGCCTGGATAGCGACGGCTGAATATAAAGATGACCCGCGGATGCCGGGGAAAACGCACCGCTAA
- a CDS encoding LysR family transcriptional regulator, producing the protein MDKIHAMQLFIRVAELESFSRAADTLGLPKGSVSRQIQALENHLGTQLLHRTTRRVQLTQDGMIYYERAKDLLSNLDELDGLFHHDPTSISGKLRVDMPVGVARNLVMPRLPAFLHQYPGLELELSSSDRLVDLIREGFDCVVRVGTLKDSGLIARPLGKLTQINCASPQYLARFGYPESLEDLVSHAVVHYSVNLGTRSQGFEVATDNGPRWIKTGGMLTVNSTETYHAACLAGLGIIQVPRVGVREALRAGTLVEVLPQYRAEPMPVSLLYPHRRNLSRRVHLFMEWLTGVMKDYVD; encoded by the coding sequence ATGGATAAAATTCACGCAATGCAGTTGTTCATCCGCGTCGCAGAACTGGAGAGCTTTTCGCGCGCGGCCGACACACTTGGACTGCCTAAGGGTAGCGTATCGCGCCAGATCCAGGCGCTGGAAAATCATCTGGGGACTCAGTTGCTGCATCGCACCACTCGCCGCGTTCAGCTTACCCAGGACGGTATGATCTATTACGAACGCGCAAAAGATCTGTTGAGCAATCTGGATGAACTGGACGGACTGTTTCATCACGATCCCACCAGCATCAGCGGTAAGCTGCGGGTCGATATGCCGGTTGGCGTAGCCAGGAATCTAGTGATGCCCCGCCTGCCCGCCTTTTTACATCAGTACCCTGGACTTGAACTCGAGCTCAGCAGCAGCGACCGCCTGGTGGATTTAATACGCGAAGGTTTCGACTGCGTAGTGCGCGTGGGGACGCTGAAAGATTCTGGACTGATTGCCCGCCCGCTGGGAAAACTGACGCAGATTAACTGTGCCAGCCCACAGTATCTGGCCCGTTTTGGCTATCCAGAAAGTCTGGAAGATTTGGTCTCGCATGCGGTGGTACATTACTCGGTAAATTTGGGTACGCGCTCGCAGGGTTTCGAAGTCGCGACAGACAACGGCCCCCGGTGGATAAAAACCGGCGGCATGCTGACGGTAAACAGCACCGAAACCTATCATGCGGCCTGTCTTGCCGGGTTGGGCATCATCCAGGTCCCGCGAGTGGGTGTACGTGAAGCATTACGTGCCGGTACGCTGGTCGAAGTATTACCGCAGTATCGTGCCGAACCGATGCCGGTATCTCTGCTTTATCCGCATCGCCGCAATCTCTCCCGCCGGGTACACCTGTTTATGGAATGGCTGACCGGTGTGATGAAAGACTATGTGGACTGA
- a CDS encoding SDR family NAD(P)-dependent oxidoreductase → MTQRIALVTGGGRGLGKNAALKLASKGIGIILTWNSNEKEAQQVVDEIRQLGGKAAALPLNVGEISTFPLFVEQMQETLQTQWQCAGFDYLLNNAGIGINAPYADFTEAQFDQLLNIQFKGPFFLTQSLLPLIKQGGRILNVSTGLSRFALPGYSAYAAMKGAMEVLTRYQAKELGERGITANIIAPGAIETDFGGGNVRDNVQLNTYIASQTALGRVGLPDDIGDAIAALLSDELAWMTAQRIEVSGGMFL, encoded by the coding sequence ATGACGCAACGTATCGCATTGGTGACCGGCGGCGGTCGTGGACTGGGTAAAAACGCGGCGCTTAAGCTGGCGAGCAAAGGAATTGGCATTATCCTGACGTGGAACAGCAACGAAAAAGAAGCGCAGCAAGTTGTGGATGAAATTCGCCAACTTGGCGGTAAAGCAGCAGCATTGCCGTTAAATGTCGGGGAGATTTCAACGTTCCCACTCTTTGTTGAGCAGATGCAGGAAACGTTGCAGACCCAGTGGCAGTGTGCGGGATTTGATTATTTATTGAACAATGCAGGGATTGGCATAAATGCGCCGTATGCTGACTTCACTGAAGCGCAGTTTGATCAGCTTTTGAACATCCAGTTTAAAGGCCCGTTTTTCCTGACGCAGAGTCTGTTGCCGCTGATAAAACAGGGCGGCAGGATACTCAATGTGTCGACTGGGCTGTCGCGTTTTGCCCTGCCAGGCTACAGCGCCTATGCCGCCATGAAAGGCGCGATGGAAGTGCTAACCCGCTATCAGGCTAAAGAGCTGGGGGAGCGCGGGATAACCGCGAATATTATTGCACCAGGGGCGATAGAAACCGATTTTGGCGGTGGGAACGTACGGGATAATGTACAGCTAAATACCTATATCGCCTCGCAAACGGCGCTGGGGCGCGTTGGGCTGCCGGATGATATTGGGGACGCCATTGCCGCACTGCTCAGCGATGAGCTAGCCTGGATGACGGCACAGCGTATTGAGGTATCTGGCGGGATGTTCTTGTAA
- a CDS encoding helix-turn-helix transcriptional regulator: MQVIMFDRQSIFIHGMNISLQESIPGVDVQGVSQADDLWQKLEANPEALVMLDGDLDGEFCRGLLQQLAQRYSTVKVLITATDCRKKWLQEVAQLNVLAIVPRDSDAETFTLALNSIAMGMMFYPRECLTPIESGSQNIKTLSSRQREILTMLAAGESNKQIGRMLNISTGTVKAHLESLYQRLEVKNRTQAAMMLNEVH; this comes from the coding sequence ATGCAGGTAATAATGTTTGACAGGCAGTCAATATTTATTCATGGAATGAATATAAGTTTACAAGAAAGTATTCCAGGAGTGGATGTTCAGGGTGTCAGTCAGGCAGATGACCTTTGGCAAAAACTGGAAGCAAACCCGGAAGCGTTAGTCATGCTTGATGGCGATCTTGACGGTGAGTTCTGCCGTGGACTACTCCAACAACTTGCGCAGCGCTATTCGACGGTAAAAGTACTGATAACCGCCACGGATTGCCGTAAAAAATGGCTGCAAGAGGTGGCACAGTTAAATGTGCTGGCCATTGTGCCGCGCGACTCTGACGCAGAAACGTTCACACTGGCACTTAATAGCATTGCCATGGGTATGATGTTTTATCCCAGAGAGTGCTTAACGCCAATCGAGAGTGGTAGCCAAAATATTAAAACATTAAGTTCGCGTCAGCGAGAGATCCTAACCATGCTGGCTGCCGGAGAGTCCAATAAGCAAATTGGCCGCATGTTAAATATCAGTACCGGAACGGTAAAAGCGCATCTGGAATCGCTGTATCAGCGCCTGGAGGTAAAAAACCGCACCCAGGCGGCAATGATGTTAAACGAAGTACATTAA
- a CDS encoding lysozyme has product MYRHSSHFTPACIAFIKQGQGLSLEKYQDERGVWVIGYGHEITASETFNSHISVAQAETLLLTDLSACEELIHTKFPQLEDLFQLEALIAWIFSVGITQFCASGMWPAHISQPEML; this is encoded by the coding sequence ATGTACCGCCATTCATCACATTTTACGCCCGCTTGTATCGCCTTTATTAAACAGGGACAAGGATTGTCACTGGAAAAATATCAGGATGAACGTGGGGTCTGGGTCATTGGCTACGGGCATGAAATCACCGCAAGTGAAACCTTCAACAGTCATATTTCAGTGGCACAGGCAGAAACACTGCTGCTCACGGATCTTTCCGCCTGCGAGGAATTAATCCATACGAAGTTTCCGCAGTTAGAAGATCTGTTTCAGCTGGAAGCGTTAATTGCGTGGATATTTAGCGTGGGGATAACCCAATTTTGCGCATCAGGAATGTGGCCTGCTCATATTTCACAGCCAGAGATGCTCTGA